One Aegilops tauschii subsp. strangulata cultivar AL8/78 chromosome 7, Aet v6.0, whole genome shotgun sequence genomic window carries:
- the LOC141027033 gene encoding uncharacterized protein, with protein sequence MCKTVKEVWRDLSLEKERMALERITSVHVMLDFLWGLDEKKRILILTFWWLWWSNRNKVREGELPDTPADVARRTRSSALEYHQVYAQAGATPEKISWKPPPDDKIKLNVDGLHVPGETHAGWGVVARDAAGTVLCARAGRKEYVADAFAAEVHAMAEAVSFAADMGMLRVIFETDCQLLAEAMDLGKVDSSAYSAIIEDTKLQLKLWFSHHEIMFCKRHVNSIADELAKLGRLCDVNHSVQWESDVPANVAACALGDLPGHQ encoded by the coding sequence ATGTGCAAAACAGTCAAGGAAGTCTGGAGGGATCTCTCGCTGGAGAAGGAAAGAATGGCGCTGGAACGTATCACGTCTGTGCATGTGATGTTGGATTTTCTTTGGGGGCTAGATGAGAAAAAGCGCATCCTAATCCTTACATTCTGGTGGCTGTGGTGGAGTAACCGGAATAAGGTGAGGGAAGGGGAGCTGCCGGACACACCCGCGGACGTGGCGAGGAGAACGAGGAGCAGCGCCTTGGAGTACCACCAGGTCTATGCACAAGCAGGGGCTACTCCAGAGAAAATTTCATGGAAACCCCCACCGGATGACAAGATCAAGCTCAACGTCGACGGGTTGCACGTGCCAGGCGAGACACATGCTGGATGGGGTGTGGTGGCGAGAGATGCGGCGGGCACAGTCCTATGCGCAAGAGCAGGCCGGAAGGAATACGTTGCCGATGCCTTTGCGGCCGAGGTCCACGCAATGGCAGAAGCTGTCTCCTTTGCTGCGGACATGGGTATGCTACGAGTTATCTTCGAGACGGACTGCCAATTGCTAGCGGAGGCCATGGACTTGGGAAAGGTAGATTCCTCGGCGTACTCAGCAATCATCGAAGATACAAAGCTCCAACTCAAGCTGTGGTTCTCACACCATGAAATAATGTTCTGTAAGAGACATGTAAACTCTATAGCTGATGAGCTTGCCAAACTTGGTCGTTTATGTGATGTAAACCACTCTGTGCAGTGGGAGTCGGATGTTCCAGCCAATGTGGCTGCATGTGCTTTGGGTGATTTGCCCGGGCACCAGTAA